Proteins encoded within one genomic window of Episyrphus balteatus chromosome 1, idEpiBalt1.1, whole genome shotgun sequence:
- the LOC129921402 gene encoding post-GPI attachment to proteins factor 3: MIPYKNIIFAIVFLFCIGYGTCSNGDRTQFFRNCRQNCERNNCTEDGIGIQEQAIKFYQQTIFDEMFLWICVDECQYHCMWKTVDAFLDRGWQVPQFYGKWPFVRYLGMQEPASVLFSIMNLIAHLKGIRRLRREVRKDSPCYKLWHIFTLVSLNGWTWSTIFHTRDFPITELLDYTFAYSIVLAMLYCMIIRMIHNRSIIIRGIVTALFLSFYLNYFAYLSVGKFSYSFNMATNITTGALCALGWLIWCYFVRKRRPYYRKMVRFLVLFGISMSLELLDFPPILWAFDAHSLWHLATVPLSGLFYSFIIEDCQNLRKEKILEQGKYNKQI, from the exons ATGATTCCCTACAAAAATATTATCTTTGCAATagtctttttattttgtattggtTATGGTACCTGTTCAAATGGTGATCGAACGCAATTCTTTCGAAATTGCCGACAAAACTGTGAACGAAACAATTGCACTGAAG atGGAATTGGTATTCAAGAACAAGCAATTAAATTCTATCAACAAACTATTTTCGATGAAATGTTCCTTTGGATTTGTGTGGACGAATGTCAATATCATTGCATGTGGAAGACAGTTGATGCATTTTTAGATCGAGGATGGCAAGTTCCACAATTTTATGGAAAG tGGCCATTTGTGAGATATTTGGGAATGCAGGAACCTGCTTCTGTTTTGTTCTCAATTATGAATCTAATTGCACATTTAAAAGGAATTAGAAGACTCCGAAGGGAAGTGCGAAAGGATAGTCCCTGCTATAAACTTTGGCACATTTTCACTTTG GTTTCTCTTAATGGATGGACATGGTCAACAATCTTTCATACAAGAGACTTTCCAATTACTGAACTTTTAGATTACACATTTGCTTATTCTATAGTTTTAGCAATGCTTTACTGCATGATTATTCG AATGATCCATAATCGCTCGATAATAATCCGTGGAATTGTAACAGCACTCTTTTTGTCCTTCTATTTAAACTATTTTGCCTATCTTAGTGTTGGAAAATTTAGTTATTCCTTTAATATGGCTACAAATATAACAACAG GTGCTCTGTGTGCATTAGGATGGTTAATATGGTGCTATTTTGTTCGTAAAAGACGACCATACTATCGAAAAATGGTTCGATTCCTTGTTCTGTTTGGTATATCAATGAGTTTGGAACTACTTGATTTTCCGCCAATCTTATGGGCTTTTGATGCACATTCCCTGTGGCATTTAGCTACTGTTCCACTAAGTGGATTGTTTTATAg ttttatcaTCGAGGACTGCCAGAATCTGCGCAAGGAAAAAATTCTAGAACAAGGAAAATACAACAAGCAAATATAA
- the LOC129921480 gene encoding peptidyl-prolyl cis-trans isomerase H, with protein sequence MPTWNQIQMQLRSPNNPVVFFDISVGTTEIGRMIFELFADTVPKTAENFRQLCTGEYRPDGVPMGYKGASFHRVIKDFMIQGGDFVHGDGTGVMSIYNGTFADENFILKHDSPGLLSLANSGKDTNGCQFFITCAKCNFLDGKHVVFGRVLDGLLIMRKIENVPTGPNNKPKLPVTISQCGQM encoded by the exons atgCCGACTTGGAATCAAATACAAATGCAACTTCGCAGTCCCAATAATCCAGTGGTCTTTTTCGATATATCCGTTGGAACAACA GAAATTGGACGAATGATTTTCGAATTATTTGCCGATACTGTGCCAAAAACAGCAGAAAACTTTCGTCAATTATGCACTGGAGAATACCGACCCGATGGAGTGCCAATGGGTTACAAAGGTGCCAGTTTCCACAGAGTTATCAAAGATTTCATGATTCAAGGTGGAGATTTTGTTCAT GGAGATGGAACTGGAGTAATGAGCATTTACAATGGCACCTTTGCCGATGAAAATTTCATTCTTAAACACGATTCGCCTGGTCTTTTGTCGCTGGCCAACAGCGGCAAAGACACCAACGGCTGCCAATTCTTCATTACCTGTGCCAAGTGTAATTTCTTGGATGGCAAACACGTGGTATTCGGACGTGTTCTCGACGGACTGTTGATAATGAGAAAGATTGAGAATGTACCAACCGGACCCAATAATAAACCTAAACTTCCCGTAACTATAAGTCAATGTGgacaaatgtaa